In Haemorhous mexicanus isolate bHaeMex1 chromosome 21, bHaeMex1.pri, whole genome shotgun sequence, the following proteins share a genomic window:
- the BRD3OS gene encoding putative uncharacterized protein BRD3OS yields MSDPVMNGRVPLPEKALSEGYARLRYRDTSLLIWQQQQQKLESAPPNTYLSRSRSMWYSQYGNEAILVRDKNKLDVSRDTGQSKFCAIM; encoded by the coding sequence ATGAGTGACCCGGTGATGAACGGGAGGGTGCCCCTGCCCGAGAAAGCCTTGTCCGAGGGCTACGCCCGGCTGAGGtacagggacacctccctgctcatctggcagcagcagcagcagaagctggagTCGGCTCCCCCCAACACCTACCTGAGCCGCAGCAGGAGCATGTGGTACTCGCAGTACGGCAACGAGGCCATCCTGGTGCGGGACAAAAACAAGCTGGATGTCTCCAGGGACACGGGCCAGTCCAAGTTCTGTGCTATTATGTAA